Below is a window of Agathobacter rectalis ATCC 33656 DNA.
TTGGTGTCTGCACAGGCATGTGCGATAGAGCCTGTTCCAAGACCTGCTTCGTTTGAAAAAATTCCTCTGGAAACTCCCTTTTTCATGCTCATAAAAAAGCTTCCTACTGCTCCGCCTGTCACTGCTGACGGATTGAACGCGCCCTCTATTATGGCTCCGAATACACCCGGTATAGCTTTAAAGTTGATGATTACTACTCCAAGTGCCAGCAGAATATACATCACTGCCATAAATGGCACAAGCTTTTCAGTAACCTGGCCTATACGCTTGATTCCTCCAAGCAGAATAAGCGCAATAAGAGCGGCTAGCACTATTCCTAATATGAGATTGAGCGTAGATGCCGATTCTTTTGAAATTATATCGTAATTATATAAAGCTGAATCAATCGCTGTGATTATGGTGTTTACCTGTGTAGCGTTTCCTGTACCGAACACGGTGAGCACGCCAAACGCTGAGAACAGATATGCCAGCCAGTGCCAGTGCTTTTTAAGACCGTTTTTAATATAGTACATAGGGCCGCCTACCAGGTCGCCGTTTGCATTTCTCTCGTGAAAATGTACAGCAAGTGTGACCTCCGAGAACTTTGTGCACATGCCCAGAAGTGCTGAAATCCACATCCAGAACACCGCTCCCGGTCCGCCTATTGCGATGGCTCCCGCAACTCCTGCCACATTTCCTGTACCGACCGTCGCCGCAAGTGCCGTACACACTGCCTGAAACGGTGTGAGCGCTCCGTCGGATGCCTCACGTTTTTTGAGCATCCTGCCAAGCGTAACCTTCATCGCATACGGAAACTTTCTAATCTGAATAAATCCCGTTCTGAAGCTCAAAAGCAGCCCGACACCTATGATACATATCATCGCAGGCACGCCCCAGATAAAATTGTTGACCACGTCATTGACTTTTTCTATTACTGATAACATCTTTTTCTCCTACCTGAATTTAGTGTAACGTATAAAGTATAACACGGTTTGTACAATTTTTTATATATTTAATTTCATTTTTTTGAAGTTTTTCTTTATAAAAAACACCCGGATATAGCAATTTATCTATATCCGGGTGTTTATTTTTGTATAATATATACAGGATATCCCTCTACAGTCCCTGTGTCATCTTGTAATCTATAAGTGTCATAAGCGATTCTGACTCGATGGCGAGCTGCTCACACTCCCCAATCCACTTGTCATAGGCTTCACTCGCCTCATCCTCCGGCTCCTTTGCTTCGAGCGCCTCCATCATGGCATTGACCTCGGCAAATTCTGCCTTGATATCCTCTAAGAGAGAGTCTTTTGTTGATTTCATAGTATCCTCCCAATTTGATTTAACGTAAAATATAT
It encodes the following:
- a CDS encoding alanine/glycine:cation symporter family protein; translation: MLSVIEKVNDVVNNFIWGVPAMICIIGVGLLLSFRTGFIQIRKFPYAMKVTLGRMLKKREASDGALTPFQAVCTALAATVGTGNVAGVAGAIAIGGPGAVFWMWISALLGMCTKFSEVTLAVHFHERNANGDLVGGPMYYIKNGLKKHWHWLAYLFSAFGVLTVFGTGNATQVNTIITAIDSALYNYDIISKESASTLNLILGIVLAALIALILLGGIKRIGQVTEKLVPFMAVMYILLALGVVIINFKAIPGVFGAIIEGAFNPSAVTGGAVGSFFMSMKKGVSRGIFSNEAGLGTGSIAHACADTKKPVKQGFFGIFEVFVDTIVICTLTALVILCSGVSVGYGEAAGAELTISGFTSTYGGWVSIFTAVAMCCFAFSTIIGWGLYGTRCIEFLFGTKANKLFMVVYSLVAIVGATMNLGLMWSIAETFNGLMVIPNLIAVFLLSGVVVKLVKEYLAGEGAASTLKNSREEAKRTFL